One Fuerstiella marisgermanici DNA window includes the following coding sequences:
- a CDS encoding DUF5666 domain-containing protein, whose protein sequence is MNARIKRRVRASLVASALASGIIILTAFGMMTALRGGTRTTATPSEATAAAAITEVSLSGDITKLTDDSFELKDADSKVQTVTVDDDTIYTLDGSEALFSSLKVGHTVSVQLKPDSDKTVAKSVDATSRVDGQCDEAIRSSTAPHSSRVANSSSYNRSRALAPHIAIAEGQPTCPTNVCLSRRPSRSCYCWAWTLQSPTRLKLPSDAFSEFRKTLSVLGFQSLQTVIFLQQNLRLDQIQNRVGTIGDVRILCHECSCPFQLGDWSFSVG, encoded by the coding sequence ATGAATGCCAGAATCAAACGACGCGTACGTGCCAGCCTTGTGGCCAGCGCCCTGGCCAGCGGAATCATCATTCTGACGGCGTTCGGCATGATGACCGCACTACGCGGAGGCACAAGAACGACCGCCACACCGAGTGAAGCGACTGCGGCAGCCGCCATCACTGAAGTTTCATTGTCGGGCGACATCACGAAGCTCACTGATGACAGCTTCGAGTTAAAAGATGCGGACTCGAAGGTTCAGACGGTGACTGTGGACGACGACACCATCTATACACTCGACGGCAGCGAAGCGTTGTTCTCAAGCTTGAAGGTGGGCCATACGGTAAGCGTCCAGCTCAAACCAGATAGCGACAAAACGGTCGCGAAATCGGTAGACGCCACCAGTCGCGTGGACGGGCAATGTGACGAAGCGATACGTTCGTCTACCGCTCCACATTCATCGCGAGTGGCAAACTCGTCGTCGTACAACCGTTCTCGAGCTCTGGCCCCTCACATTGCAATCGCTGAGGGGCAACCGACTTGCCCCACGAACGTCTGCCTCAGCCGTCGCCCGTCAAGATCTTGCTATTGTTGGGCTTGGACGCTGCAAAGCCCGACGAGGCTTAAACTGCCGAGTGATGCCTTCTCAGAGTTCCGGAAAACGCTCAGCGTACTCGGATTCCAGAGCCTGCAGACCGTGATCTTCCTACAGCAAAACCTCCGCCTAGATCAGATCCAGAATCGCGTCGGAACTATCGGTGATGTGCGAATACTCTGCCACGAGTGTAGCTGTCCATTTCAGCTTGGAGACTGGTCTTTTTCTGTCGGTTAG
- a CDS encoding IS66 family transposase codes for MDTDVSQIIAVEVKQLVLSLQREVAELRDENRRLRDRIEELEGKNPTERLDEAFSVTAEERRRAETGRRKGRKKQSSARRGRRTTEQKADNAERRELILPEGYNVAECRFVRERFVWRVINGQAVQVVYEIYHGPNGEKSEIPGVWPRSEFGIEVHIALARIVTITGLSIDKTCALIEFFWNLPLGKSQADALLNQLARRWEQEFESLCDLMAFSAIVHADETSWSINSVWAFLSEKARVLIFGCRKDGDTLAQILSKELFGGVLVSDDAAVYRGFSHAQKCWAHLLRKAIRLTLLKPDNEEYQRLLDGLLEIFYAAKRHAADGRLGDAGRAAKVDELDNTLAALLVRYCAEDSDVRAADFGKDFDNLVSELIRLMTEEELFCFVTSPAAPATNNEAERSLRGAAMDRRTGRTSKTSKGARRRSILTSVLESLNLHLKTPTLSSVVAEVMTWQQDGFSLFDRLKLEVGLTSAPPGQSRLSKLVPAN; via the coding sequence ATGGACACGGATGTCAGTCAGATCATCGCTGTGGAAGTGAAGCAGCTTGTGCTTAGCCTGCAGCGTGAGGTTGCGGAGCTGCGGGACGAGAACCGGCGGCTGCGTGATCGGATTGAAGAGCTCGAAGGTAAGAACCCCACAGAGCGACTCGACGAGGCGTTTTCGGTGACGGCGGAAGAGAGACGCCGCGCTGAAACGGGCCGCCGAAAAGGTCGCAAAAAACAATCCTCGGCGCGTCGCGGTCGTCGCACAACCGAGCAGAAAGCGGACAACGCCGAACGACGCGAACTCATTCTGCCGGAAGGTTACAACGTCGCAGAGTGCCGTTTCGTTCGGGAACGTTTCGTCTGGAGAGTGATCAACGGCCAAGCCGTGCAGGTCGTCTATGAAATCTATCACGGCCCCAACGGCGAGAAATCCGAAATTCCGGGCGTGTGGCCGCGGTCCGAATTCGGCATTGAAGTTCATATCGCGCTGGCTCGCATTGTGACCATCACGGGACTGTCGATCGACAAGACGTGTGCATTGATTGAATTCTTCTGGAATCTGCCGCTCGGCAAATCCCAGGCGGACGCTCTGTTGAATCAACTGGCACGGCGTTGGGAACAGGAATTCGAATCTCTGTGTGACCTGATGGCGTTCAGTGCGATTGTGCATGCAGACGAAACCAGTTGGAGTATCAACAGCGTGTGGGCTTTTTTGTCGGAGAAGGCGCGCGTGCTGATCTTCGGATGCCGCAAAGACGGCGACACACTGGCTCAGATCCTGTCGAAAGAATTGTTTGGAGGCGTGCTTGTTTCGGACGATGCGGCCGTGTACCGAGGTTTCAGTCACGCACAGAAATGCTGGGCTCACCTGCTGCGGAAGGCCATCCGTCTGACGCTGCTGAAGCCGGACAACGAAGAGTACCAGCGACTGCTCGACGGCCTGCTGGAAATTTTCTACGCGGCCAAACGCCACGCCGCCGATGGTCGTCTTGGCGATGCCGGTCGTGCGGCGAAGGTCGATGAACTTGATAACACGCTGGCGGCTCTGCTGGTGCGTTACTGCGCCGAGGATTCCGATGTTCGGGCGGCCGACTTCGGCAAGGATTTTGACAACCTGGTCTCAGAACTGATTCGGCTGATGACGGAAGAGGAGTTGTTTTGTTTTGTGACAAGCCCGGCCGCGCCAGCAACGAACAACGAAGCGGAACGCAGTCTTCGCGGCGCGGCCATGGACCGTCGCACAGGTCGAACGAGCAAAACATCGAAGGGAGCCCGTCGCCGCAGCATTCTTACAAGCGTCCTGGAATCGCTGAATCTCCATCTGAAAACACCAACGCTCAGTTCCGTGGTGGCCGAGGTCATGACGTGGCAGCAGGATGGATTCAGTCTGTTTGATCGACTGAAACTTGAAGTCGGCCTGACCTCCGCGCCGCCCGGTCAGTCGCGACTGTCCAAACTCGTCCCCGCCAACTGA
- a CDS encoding IS256 family transposase, whose translation MSKTKTDRTKVPVGQALDPEVISFRAQFDERSPLDEIVREGARRMLQTAVDAEVDAFVAMHADRTDEHGRRLVVKNGSLPERDILTGAGAIPVTQGRVRDNDPDREKRVAFSPSVLPSYLRKTKAIEELIPWLYLKGISTGDFNEALQSLVGERAAGLSPNVVCRLKDQWCSEYDDWSKRDLSNKQYVYIWADGIHAKVRLEDDANKKQCLLVLMGATPEGQKELIAVLDGYRESEQSWCELLVDLKQRGLQLSPKVAVGDGALGFWAAIRKVFPETREQRCWVHKTANVLNKMPKSVQPKAKGDLHEIWQAETKDDANKAFDKFIEKYGAKYAAACDCLKKDRDELLTFYDFPAEHWSHLRTTNPIESTFATIRLRHRKTKGSGTRRASLAMMFKLAQSASKKWRRLNCHEKITLVIEGRSFKDGIMQDDIAA comes from the coding sequence ATGAGCAAGACTAAAACAGACCGAACCAAAGTGCCAGTGGGTCAAGCGCTCGATCCCGAAGTGATTTCCTTTCGGGCTCAGTTCGACGAGCGAAGTCCGCTCGACGAGATTGTCCGTGAGGGAGCCAGGCGGATGCTACAAACCGCAGTCGATGCCGAGGTGGATGCGTTCGTCGCCATGCATGCGGATCGGACTGACGAGCACGGCCGGCGACTGGTCGTCAAGAACGGAAGCCTTCCGGAGCGGGACATCCTCACCGGTGCCGGAGCGATTCCGGTCACTCAGGGGCGTGTCCGCGACAACGATCCTGATCGCGAAAAACGGGTGGCTTTCTCGCCAAGCGTGCTTCCGAGCTATCTGCGAAAAACGAAGGCCATTGAAGAACTCATCCCCTGGCTTTACCTCAAAGGAATTTCCACGGGTGACTTCAACGAGGCGTTGCAGTCGCTCGTCGGCGAGCGGGCCGCCGGGCTGAGTCCCAACGTGGTTTGCCGGCTCAAGGATCAGTGGTGCAGCGAATACGATGACTGGAGCAAGCGGGATCTATCGAACAAGCAGTACGTTTACATCTGGGCCGACGGCATTCACGCGAAGGTCCGACTGGAGGATGACGCCAATAAAAAGCAGTGTTTGCTGGTGCTGATGGGGGCTACGCCGGAAGGCCAGAAAGAATTGATCGCGGTGCTGGACGGTTACCGCGAGAGCGAGCAGAGCTGGTGCGAGTTACTGGTCGACTTGAAGCAACGTGGCCTGCAATTGTCACCGAAGGTTGCCGTTGGCGATGGTGCGCTTGGCTTCTGGGCCGCGATCCGCAAAGTATTCCCCGAGACTCGTGAACAACGCTGTTGGGTTCACAAGACGGCCAATGTTCTCAACAAGATGCCTAAGAGCGTTCAACCCAAAGCGAAAGGCGACCTGCACGAAATCTGGCAGGCAGAAACGAAGGACGATGCGAACAAAGCGTTCGATAAATTCATTGAAAAGTACGGTGCGAAGTATGCAGCGGCTTGCGATTGCCTGAAGAAGGACCGCGACGAGCTGCTGACGTTCTACGATTTCCCGGCCGAACACTGGAGCCACTTGCGGACAACCAACCCGATCGAATCCACCTTCGCGACGATCCGCCTTCGTCACCGCAAGACCAAAGGCAGCGGAACAAGACGGGCGAGCTTAGCGATGATGTTCAAGCTGGCTCAGTCAGCATCGAAGAAATGGAGACGACTCAACTGCCACGAAAAGATCACACTCGTCATCGAAGGACGTTCCTTCAAAGACGGAATCATGCAGGATGATATCGCCGCCTAA